The Triticum aestivum cultivar Chinese Spring chromosome 3A, IWGSC CS RefSeq v2.1, whole genome shotgun sequence genome includes a region encoding these proteins:
- the LOC123058728 gene encoding WRKY transcription factor WRKY24, with protein MALATPTAVVLELMTMGQQSAAHLRELLRAASPPVQAEHQALAAEILRCCDRVIAAVSAGATDKKRKATDPGATSCHLPLAMMPSKRRVRGAEAHREVHADTTADGFVWRKYGQKDINGSNHPRLYYRCALSGEGCAATRRVQRSQEEPAAFVIAYYGEHTCGAAFCQQRAEPLPPTVVDSGSNAWGVFGAVDRNRGSPLLPSLGAEHKHSAVRRHAEAPGDTSRRWSSPSSSSSYSSEVELGASPVEGFLDGNFDWEWETVVNSLSFGDLLH; from the exons ATGGCGCTGGCCACCCCGACAGCCGTGGTGCTGGAGCTGATGACGATGGGGCAGCAGTCCGCGGCGCACCTCAGGGAGCTTCTCCGGGCGGCGTCCCCGCCGGTGCAGGCGGAGCACCAGGCGCTCGCCGCGGAGATCCTCCGCTGCTGCGACCGGGTGATCGCCGCGGTGAGCGCGGGCGCCACCGATAAAAAGAGGAAGGCGACGGACCCTGGCGCCACATCCTGCCATCTTCCCCTCGCCATGATGCCGTCCAAAAGAAG GGTGCGTGGGGCGGAGGCGCACAGAGAGGTCCATGCCGACACGACGGCGGACGGGTTCGTGTGGAGGAAGTACGGGCAAAAGGACATCAACGGAAGCAACCACCCGAG GCTCTACTACCGCTGCGCGCTCAGCGGCGAGGGCTGCGCCGCGACCCGGCGGGTGCAGCGGTCGCAGGAGGAGCCCGCGGCGTTCGTGATCGCCTACTACGGCGAGCACACCTGCGGAGCCGCCTTCTGTCAGCAAAGGGCGGAGCCACTGCCTCCTACCGTCGTCGACTCAGGCTCAAACGCTTGGGGAGTCTTCGGTGCCGTCGACCGGAACAGGGGCTCGCCTCTGCTGCCGTCGCTCGGAGCCGAGCACAAGCACAGCGCCGTGCGCCGTCACGCCGAGGCGCCCGGTGACACGTCGCGGCGatggtcgtcgccgtcgtcctcctcgtccTACTCCTCCGAGGTGGAACTTGGTGCTTCTCCTGTCGAGGGGTTCCTCGATGGCAACTTCGACTGGGAGTGGGAGACCGTCGTCAACTCGCTCAGCTTCGGCGATCTGCTTCACTAG
- the LOC123062441 gene encoding protein FATTY ACID EXPORT 3, chloroplastic produces MAASLLHAAASSPLAGPNPAARAAFRPLASSPFLRLARSSPDRRARLDASLRALSGGARLAAGVAAPRSRRFVAALAGEEPMSSELGDDKEKETEKIEIEPEEAQEVWREMLKQFKAEAIRMQALTTQAYDVYSKRAREVLLEASEKLRIQADKAQKDLTIIAAEVGEEGQEYLQLAAKNSPDSIKDITETINAVGNLNGPSEYKDYHVGISFGTFLTVGGFLNFMLTGSTSAIRFGFVLGFALLALGISSLRSQRAGGRQPRLLLKGQAAIASVIFFKDLSVFFRHGWFPNVFAVLLSGMVATFYIHRIVTGGHKGSTESSSDN; encoded by the exons ATGGCGGCCTCTctcctccacgccgccgcctcctccccgctcGCGGGCCCCAACCCGGCCGCCCGCGCGGCCTTCCGCCCCCTCGCTTCCTCCCCATTCCTGCGCCTCGCGCGCTCCTCCCCCGACCGCCGTGCCCGACTGGACGCCTCGCTCCGGGCCCTCTCGGGCGGCGCTCGCCTCGCCGCTGGAGTGGCCGCCCCCCGTTCTCGCCGCTTCGTCGCCGCCCTCGCGGGGGAGGAACCG ATGAGTTCAGAATTGGGTGATGACAAGGAAAAGGAAACAGAGAAGATTGAAATAGAGCCGGAGGAGGCCCAGGAGGTGTGGAGGGAAATGCTCAAGCAGTTCAAGGCCGAGGCCATCCGAATGCAGGCCCTGACAACGCAGGCATATGATGTCTACTCCAAGAGGGCGAGGGAGGTGCTGTTAGAGGCCTCGGAGAAGCTAAGGATCCAGGCAGATAAAGCACAAAAGGACCTGACCATCATCGCTGCAGAGGTTGGTGAGGAGGGGCAGGAATATCTACAGCTGGCAGCTAAGAACTCCCCAGATTCTATCAAGGATATCACCGAGACAATCAATGCAGTTGGCAACCTCAATGGACCATCAGAGTATAAGGATTATCATGTCGGCATTTCATTTG GTACCTTTCTTACTGTAGGAGGTTTCCTTAACTTCATGCTAACTGGAAGCACATCTGCAATTCGCTTTGGTTTTGTCCTTGGGTTTGCACTGTTGGCTCTGGGTATCTCAAGTTTGAGATCACAAAGAGCAGGCGGTCGTCAGCCTCGTCTTCTGCTGAAAGGGCAAGCTG CTATTGCAAGCGTTATCTTCTTCAAGGACTTGTCAGTTTTCTTCCGG CATGGGTGGTTTCCAAATGTTTTCGCGGTCCTTCTCAG TGGAATGGTGGCGACCTTTTACATTCATCGCATTGTGACTGGTGGCCACAAAGGTAGCACCGAGAGCAGTTCAGATAACTAA
- the LOC123062442 gene encoding methionine--tRNA ligase, cytoplasmic, translated as MAAAAADFTQSKQAMSYALCKHLNLDPNSISSTLVKENDIASLFSHIVTSPQDEVKKWVEFSSNFVLTDGEQHALLGNLNQHLSQMSVLLAGFKPSAADIIVFATVHVFMCHLSDSELQKYPNILRWMDYIQNVVDFGTMLQKINLTKSIFNPPAPAPSHPKKADKGDGEPNSKKAVAGQKVADKSDGAADSKKAAGENKIPGDKANPTSAKNNKPSGDKKKVQEKTAGKATEAAADKAPQKSAEKDSECSVSILNIQVGVIRKAWKHPSADSLLVEEIDLGDGNVRQVVSGLAKFFSPDELVNRHVVLITNVKPGKLRDVMSAGLVLCASNKDHTVVEPLIPPEGAKLGERISFAGFDGKPEDVLNPKKKQLDKITPHLRTDENGIATFRGVPFTTSAGPCRSSVPNADVK; from the exons atggcggcggcggcggcggacttcACGCAGAGCAAGCAGGCCATGTCGTACGCGCTCTGCAAGCACCTGAACCTCGATCCG AATAGCATATCCAGTACACTTGTCAAGGAGAATGATATTGCGAGCCTATTCTCACATATCGTGACCTCACCGCAGGATGAG GTCAAGAAGTGGGTTGAGTTCTCCAGCAATTTTGTTCTAACTGATGGAGAACAGCATGCATTACTTGGTAATTTGAATCAACATTTGTCCCAGATGTCGGTACTATTAGCTGGTTTCAAACCATCAGCGGCGGACATTATTGTGTTTGCAACCGTGCATGTTTTCATG TGTCATCTTAGTGACAGTGAGTTGCAGAAATATCCAAATATATTGCGGTGGATGGACTACATTCAG AATGTTGTTGATTTTGGTACGATGCTGCAAAAGATAAACTTGACCAAATCTATCTTCAACCCACCTGCACCTGCACCTTCT CACCCAAAGAAAGCTGATAAAGGAGATGGTGAACCAAATTCCAAGAAAGCTGTTGCAGGACAGAAGGTTGCGGATAAGTCAGATGGAGCTGCTGACTCCAAAAAGGCTGCAGGGGAG AATAAGATCCCTGGGGATAAGGCAAATCCTACTTCTGCCAAAAACAACAAACCTTCTGGGGATAAAAAGAAAGTCCAAGAGAAAACTGCCGGCAAAGCAACAGAGGCAGCTGCAGATAAAGCTCCACAGAAAAGTGCAGAAAAGGATTCTGAGTGCAGTGTTAGTATCCTGAATATACAGGTCGGCGTTATTCGCAAAGCATGGAAGCACCCATCAGCTGACAG TCTTCTGGTGGAGGAGATAGATTTGGGAGATGGCAATGTACGTCAAGTTGTTAGTGGTCTTGCGAAGTTCTTCAGCCCAGATGAACTTGTT AATCGCCATGTTGTCTTGATCACGAATGTGAAGCCTGGGAAGCTGCGGGATGTAATGTCTGCTGGATTG GTCTTGTGTGCTTCAAATAAAGATCATACAGTCGTGGAGCCTTTGATTCCTCCGGAAGGAGCCAAGCTTGGAGAGCGCATTTCTTTTGCTGG GTTTGATGGGAAGCCAGAAGATGTTCTAAACCCAAAGAAGAAACAGTTGGACAAGATAACACCG CATCTCCGTACCGACGAGAATGGAATTGCAACATTCCGAGGGGTACCATTCACTACATCAGCTGGTCCATGTAGATCCTCAGTTCCGAATGCGGATGTTAAGTGA